From Methanocella paludicola SANAE, a single genomic window includes:
- a CDS encoding AbrB/MazE/SpoVT family DNA-binding domain-containing protein, giving the protein MSRCPICNTPMNRERREIEKGLFCEVEVCPKCQDEWLDLKAHEELYQYYNRKTFKIGGSLAIRIPKDLAEIVGIKEGTRVKFAVKDKKLVIEAIS; this is encoded by the coding sequence ATGAGCAGGTGTCCAATTTGTAATACTCCAATGAATAGGGAGAGAAGAGAGATTGAGAAAGGTCTATTCTGCGAGGTTGAAGTCTGCCCCAAATGCCAGGATGAATGGTTAGACCTCAAAGCGCATGAAGAACTGTACCAGTACTATAATAGAAAAACATTCAAAATAGGCGGTAGTCTGGCAATCCGTATACCAAAAGATCTTGCAGAGATCGTTGGTATTAAAGAGGGAACTCGAGTGAAGTTTGCCGTAAAGGATAAAAAGCTGGTCATTGAAGCTATATCATAA
- a CDS encoding GxxExxY protein: MHKRKEPIPDKTNKISGIIVDSALTVHRTLGPGLLERVYEECLIQELTLRGLKVESQIPLPIEYKGLRIEDAVRIDILVENCVIIEIKAVETVLPVHEAQLLTYLKLSNNRLGLLINFNSPLIKDGIKRIAN; encoded by the coding sequence ATGCATAAAAGAAAAGAGCCCATACCCGACAAAACCAACAAGATATCCGGCATAATAGTCGATTCAGCATTAACAGTCCACCGAACACTTGGACCGGGATTACTCGAACGAGTATACGAAGAATGCCTGATACAAGAATTAACACTAAGAGGCCTCAAAGTAGAATCCCAGATACCCCTACCCATCGAGTACAAAGGATTAAGGATCGAAGACGCCGTAAGAATAGACATACTTGTCGAGAACTGCGTCATCATCGAAATTAAAGCAGTAGAAACCGTACTACCGGTACATGAAGCACAACTGCTTACATACCTAAAGCTATCAAACAACCGATTGGGCTTGCTTATTAATTTTAATTCTCCACTTATAAAAGACGGCATAAAAAGAATAGCGAACTAA
- a CDS encoding HEPN domain-containing protein → MSSLAETRAVRYLLDAIFDRSLIDAAIDDNIPSLALFHMEQLCEKSTKACLATMNILITKEHTFSDYVEAVLIPDSTAFQEDFKKLLPALSDIETEYISSRYGVDSFGRVTLEEYQKNDVLRLRQASFDYMELAFKFVESKYGKKFPRNKDELLAYMKSTYDEFITKSSIKKNLK, encoded by the coding sequence ATGTCTAGCCTGGCGGAAACTAGGGCCGTCCGATACTTATTGGATGCGATCTTTGACAGATCGCTTATCGATGCTGCTATCGATGATAATATACCCTCGTTAGCCCTGTTCCACATGGAGCAGCTATGTGAAAAATCTACCAAAGCTTGCCTCGCTACGATGAATATTCTTATTACAAAGGAACATACGTTCAGCGATTATGTTGAGGCCGTATTGATTCCCGATTCCACTGCGTTTCAAGAGGATTTCAAGAAGCTATTGCCTGCTCTTAGCGATATCGAGACCGAATACATTTCTTCGAGATATGGAGTTGATTCCTTCGGGCGGGTGACTCTCGAAGAGTATCAAAAAAATGACGTTCTCCGGTTACGGCAAGCTTCATTTGACTACATGGAATTAGCCTTTAAGTTTGTCGAATCAAAGTATGGTAAAAAGTTCCCGAGAAATAAAGACGAACTGTTGGCGTATATGAAATCAACCTATGATGAGTTCATCACGAAGAGTTCAATTAAAAAGAATTTGAAATAA
- a CDS encoding tetratricopeptide repeat protein produces MPDNPSGETWADVNEPGISEQFNRGMGFKMKCRYDDAIREFTAIVNNVPDFSTAHYELAKTYLLMGENREALKEFERAARFEPDNMDIQFFLRYVPQFTKPLSEELKDAQNGVDMDAGDAFAHNRLGVILLMMDSLDCGLQEIQWAVELENKAEYHLNLAYAQSLFDEGEAWREADLASSMGPENLDALLFLGALYMDLGREADAFATYEDAVSIYPGSDLLHYLIGNVYFAVQNIGMARIEIETAVKLNPDNYAARRALAELYMISGRDDKAIDQLEELVKMEPGVKAAREKLELLKAK; encoded by the coding sequence ATGCCTGATAACCCGTCTGGTGAGACATGGGCAGATGTAAATGAGCCTGGCATTAGTGAGCAGTTTAACCGGGGCATGGGCTTTAAGATGAAATGCCGGTATGACGATGCTATCCGGGAATTTACGGCGATCGTTAATAATGTTCCGGACTTCTCTACTGCCCACTATGAGCTGGCGAAGACGTATCTTTTGATGGGCGAAAATCGGGAAGCCCTAAAGGAATTCGAGAGGGCGGCCAGGTTCGAGCCCGATAACATGGACATCCAGTTTTTCCTGCGCTACGTGCCTCAATTCACGAAGCCGCTGAGCGAGGAGCTGAAAGATGCGCAGAATGGGGTGGACATGGACGCAGGAGATGCCTTCGCACATAACAGGCTCGGCGTCATATTGCTCATGATGGACAGCCTGGACTGCGGGCTGCAGGAGATACAGTGGGCGGTGGAGCTCGAGAATAAGGCCGAATATCATTTGAACCTCGCCTACGCTCAATCGCTATTCGACGAGGGCGAGGCGTGGCGGGAGGCGGACCTGGCCTCGAGCATGGGGCCGGAGAACCTTGACGCACTGCTTTTTTTAGGGGCGCTATACATGGACCTGGGCAGGGAAGCCGATGCGTTTGCCACGTACGAAGATGCGGTATCGATCTATCCGGGTAGCGACCTGCTTCACTATCTCATAGGCAATGTATATTTTGCAGTTCAAAATATCGGAATGGCGAGAATAGAGATAGAGACGGCTGTAAAATTAAACCCGGATAATTACGCAGCGAGGAGGGCTCTGGCAGAGCTGTACATGATCAGTGGCCGGGACGATAAGGCGATCGACCAGCTCGAGGAATTGGTGAAGATGGAGCCGGGCGTTAAAGCTGCCCGGGAGAAGCTTGAACTGTTGAAAGCAAAATGA
- a CDS encoding tetratricopeptide repeat protein produces MDEDYTVEMDDAEAYEAREAINRGRELMDECRYDDAIEEFKRVTNKLPDHAVAHFKLAEAWLMTGNGDEASRELERAARFAPDDLDIRFFLRHIARFNKAPDEVLKDARMAVEKNANDAGAHDRLGTLLLMMDDMKSGRAEVERAVKLAPDKEEYRLDLAYALSSFYEGAALREVKAALRLAPRWLEAWLFLGAFYADLRRLGDAINAYRQALKIYPDNDLLHYLLGDAYFKAFNARNARIEMETAVELNPDNYEARRVLAGLYLVQGLKDKAIEQYEVLVEMEPGVEMVRKKLELLKRG; encoded by the coding sequence ATGGACGAAGACTATACGGTTGAGATGGACGATGCCGAGGCTTATGAAGCCCGTGAAGCTATTAACCGGGGCAGGGAGCTGATGGATGAATGTCGGTATGACGATGCAATCGAGGAATTTAAGCGGGTCACGAATAAGCTCCCTGACCATGCAGTTGCCCATTTCAAGCTGGCGGAGGCCTGGCTGATGACGGGCAATGGCGATGAAGCCTCAAGGGAACTGGAAAGGGCCGCGCGATTTGCCCCGGATGACCTGGATATACGTTTCTTTTTGCGGCATATTGCGCGTTTCAATAAAGCCCCTGATGAGGTATTAAAGGACGCCCGGATGGCGGTGGAGAAGAATGCTAATGATGCCGGAGCACATGATCGTCTGGGTACCCTTTTACTCATGATGGATGACATGAAAAGCGGCCGGGCAGAAGTCGAGAGAGCGGTAAAGCTTGCCCCGGATAAGGAGGAGTATCGTCTGGATCTCGCTTATGCATTGTCGTCTTTTTATGAGGGTGCAGCGCTGCGGGAGGTAAAAGCTGCACTGCGGCTGGCGCCCAGGTGGCTTGAAGCCTGGCTTTTTCTGGGCGCGTTCTACGCGGACTTGCGCCGGCTCGGCGATGCCATTAATGCTTACCGGCAGGCGTTGAAGATATATCCTGATAATGACCTCTTGCATTATCTTCTCGGGGATGCGTATTTTAAGGCTTTTAATGCTAGAAATGCCCGGATCGAGATGGAGACGGCCGTGGAGTTGAATCCGGATAATTATGAGGCGAGGCGTGTGCTCGCCGGTTTGTACCTGGTTCAGGGTTTGAAGGATAAAGCTATCGAGCAGTATGAAGTGCTTGTTGAGATGGAACCGGGTGTTGAGATGGTCCGTAAGAAGCTGGAGCTGCTTAAGCGAGGGTAG
- a CDS encoding tetratricopeptide repeat protein, whose amino-acid sequence MATRSTNRSPGLTKDKLDEAVSLLKSAHANMQKGNFDRAIVDFKGMLAINKDYAPAHFGLGLAYNEKGDAKKSIKELKRAIELDPDVVQPRTSLALVYLNLDKPKDAERELEGAVEVGKKDTESRFYLANVYYMNGKSDEAVAILKEALKLDPMFSDARYNLGILYMAMGQRSKAIKELLKAIELDPDDIDARRNLAKAYIGQEKYGLAQEQLDIVLLESPKDQEARDLLDDLDKEEKAEQKSVKPKPKAKAIKGKVVKKVAKPKPKAKVKK is encoded by the coding sequence ATGGCTACACGCTCGACTAATAGATCGCCCGGGTTAACGAAGGATAAGCTCGATGAGGCCGTATCGCTTTTAAAGAGTGCCCACGCGAACATGCAGAAGGGCAATTTCGACAGGGCCATCGTTGATTTCAAGGGCATGCTGGCCATCAACAAGGACTATGCGCCCGCGCATTTCGGCCTGGGGCTGGCGTACAATGAAAAGGGCGATGCGAAGAAGAGCATAAAAGAGCTTAAGAGGGCTATCGAGCTGGACCCTGATGTCGTTCAGCCAAGGACGTCTCTCGCGCTGGTCTATTTAAACCTGGATAAGCCGAAGGATGCCGAGAGGGAGCTGGAAGGCGCGGTCGAGGTCGGCAAGAAGGATACGGAGTCGCGTTTTTACCTGGCGAACGTGTATTACATGAACGGCAAGAGCGACGAGGCCGTCGCCATTCTCAAAGAGGCGCTGAAGCTCGACCCGATGTTCTCTGACGCACGCTATAATCTGGGCATCCTGTATATGGCAATGGGCCAGAGGAGTAAGGCTATTAAAGAATTACTGAAAGCCATTGAGCTTGACCCGGATGATATCGATGCCCGGAGGAACCTGGCGAAAGCCTATATCGGGCAGGAGAAGTACGGCCTGGCGCAGGAACAGCTTGATATTGTTCTGCTGGAGTCGCCTAAGGATCAGGAAGCTCGGGATCTGCTGGATGACCTGGACAAGGAAGAAAAGGCCGAGCAGAAATCTGTTAAGCCGAAGCCGAAAGCTAAAGCCATAAAGGGTAAGGTCGTTAAGAAAGTTGCGAAGCCGAAGCCGAAAGCTAAAGTGAAAAAATGA
- a CDS encoding nucleotidyltransferase domain-containing protein → MFDQDTRNDLELIKEAINKELPDVEAIYLFGSVARGNYRKESDYDILVLVNDLPDNKIKRISRIRYGLLGKIKRPLELFILGTDELEFSSPFLYEVYHNHKQIYGKDVMSRYKDIAKKMRPFVLNGVKVGYYV, encoded by the coding sequence ATGTTCGACCAGGATACCAGGAACGACCTTGAATTGATAAAAGAGGCGATCAACAAAGAATTACCCGACGTTGAAGCCATCTACCTGTTCGGAAGCGTAGCCAGAGGGAACTATCGTAAAGAAAGTGATTACGACATCCTGGTATTAGTAAATGACCTGCCGGACAATAAGATTAAAAGGATATCCCGGATCAGGTACGGACTTCTAGGTAAGATAAAAAGGCCGCTAGAGCTGTTTATTCTGGGCACTGACGAGCTAGAATTTTCATCGCCTTTCCTCTACGAAGTCTACCACAACCATAAGCAGATCTATGGTAAAGACGTAATGTCTCGCTATAAGGACATAGCGAAAAAAATGAGGCCGTTCGTGCTCAACGGGGTCAAAGTAGGATACTATGTCTAG
- a CDS encoding DUF4258 domain-containing protein, with product MRDFHNIPIVLKKHASQAITLRFKMDAEDVVHYIKTARVIKDIDKDGNIGILQSDIGDRKIQFICTIREGVLYIITVEECK from the coding sequence TTGCGTGATTTTCACAATATCCCCATAGTGTTGAAAAAACACGCATCCCAGGCCATAACTCTTAGATTTAAAATGGATGCTGAGGATGTCGTACACTATATAAAAACGGCTAGAGTCATTAAAGATATCGATAAAGACGGGAACATCGGCATATTACAGAGCGATATAGGAGATCGGAAAATACAATTCATATGTACGATAAGAGAGGGGGTCCTATACATAATTACAGTGGAGGAATGTAAATGA
- a CDS encoding PAS domain S-box protein has translation MVRKPASNNENAISSEEIAGRNEDLEAEIEKLRSQGHMTQGFIDSIPEALMLLDLNGVVLIANETLSKRLNIPLNRLIGSCIFDILDPGVAWFRRAKMDEAFRVGKPVSFEDITHGRVIRSTVNPVFSEDGRLYRVAVISMDVTELRLAEAALRTGEEEYRHIVELAPTAIYEMDIMGRRFLRVNDAMCHVLGYTREELLAMEPSSLLDAGTKAIFQERIRNVLAGLKINESVIFGIIGKGGRKIYASLNTKVLHRDGKPVRVLVIAQDITERRLAEERQAFLLKLSDALRPLTDLSDIQLTASTLLGKHIGADRVHYGEYHDDGGFVIVPPGYLREGLKDHSGRYSIADFGESPAALRAGRTLVINNIETWPMLSVPAHAMYRALEFISFVSVPLVREGKLVLTLTVVSRTPRDWTSDEVSIIEEVHARTWAAVEHARAEKELRESEARFKSVLDNSRDCIYRMNVHTGRYEYISPSCKDILGYTPEELMALDVETSLAMVHPDDLPAMRAAVVRCIEVGSAKVEYRQRTKSGELRWISNHMNIIRDSSGRPIYRDGSQRDVTERKLNELRVQQHKLVLEGINQIFREAMSSGTEEALGETCLRVAEDVTRSRFGLIYEINKEGRLDYVALCNPDRDAGRAVNPRGHIVMKMCYRMRDLSLRLLKDGRPFYINDPASHPDFTGLPGDHPPLTAFLGVPLLQSGEVTGVIAVGNRDGGYNNDDVAAMSALAPAIVEAFHRKRMEADMKEARAQAELYLDLMGHDINNLHQVALGYLEIAQDMHPDAGPNELLDKPIEVLQRSSRLIKNVQKLQKHRHGIYKTEKMDLLSVLQSVQKEFGGVPGKSIFLNLNGHEHCHVQANELLHDIFANLVSNAVRHTGEKAEIIIDVDRVNAGGAYYRVIVEDDGPGVPDGSKDRVFNRMQNGSAKGMGLGLYLVKTLVDSFGGRVWVEDRVLGDYAKGARFVVLLPAVETI, from the coding sequence ATGGTCAGGAAACCGGCTTCTAATAACGAAAATGCTATATCATCGGAGGAGATAGCGGGCCGGAACGAAGACCTCGAGGCGGAGATCGAGAAACTCCGGTCACAAGGGCATATGACACAGGGCTTCATCGACAGCATCCCCGAGGCCCTGATGCTGCTGGACCTGAACGGCGTTGTCCTTATCGCGAACGAAACGCTGTCAAAGCGCCTGAATATTCCCCTTAACAGGCTGATCGGCTCGTGCATCTTTGACATTCTTGACCCGGGCGTCGCGTGGTTCCGAAGGGCAAAGATGGACGAGGCTTTTCGCGTGGGCAAACCGGTGAGCTTCGAAGATATTACCCACGGCAGAGTTATCCGGAGCACCGTGAATCCTGTCTTTTCTGAAGACGGACGGTTATACCGGGTCGCCGTGATCTCCATGGACGTCACGGAACTTCGGCTGGCAGAGGCGGCATTGCGCACAGGTGAGGAAGAATACCGGCATATAGTGGAGCTTGCGCCGACTGCGATCTACGAGATGGACATCATGGGCCGCCGCTTCTTACGTGTCAACGATGCCATGTGCCATGTCCTGGGCTATACCCGGGAAGAGCTTCTGGCCATGGAACCCTCTTCTCTCCTGGACGCGGGGACTAAGGCAATATTTCAGGAACGGATCCGGAATGTTCTGGCCGGCCTGAAGATCAACGAGTCCGTAATATTCGGTATAATAGGTAAGGGCGGGCGGAAGATCTACGCGTCTCTCAATACGAAGGTGCTCCATCGGGATGGTAAGCCCGTACGTGTCCTGGTGATCGCCCAGGATATCACGGAGCGCAGGCTCGCCGAGGAGCGGCAGGCGTTCCTGCTTAAGCTTAGCGATGCGCTGAGGCCGCTGACGGACCTGTCCGATATCCAGCTCACCGCATCCACGCTCCTGGGTAAGCACATCGGCGCCGACCGCGTGCATTACGGAGAGTACCATGACGATGGGGGATTCGTCATCGTTCCGCCCGGCTACTTACGCGAGGGTTTGAAGGACCATTCGGGACGGTATTCCATTGCCGACTTCGGCGAATCGCCGGCGGCTCTACGGGCCGGCCGTACGCTCGTCATCAATAATATCGAAACCTGGCCCATGCTTTCCGTGCCGGCGCATGCGATGTACCGTGCGCTCGAATTCATCTCTTTTGTCTCAGTGCCGCTGGTCAGGGAAGGTAAGCTAGTCTTGACGTTGACCGTAGTTTCCCGCACTCCGCGAGACTGGACGTCCGACGAGGTATCGATCATCGAGGAAGTCCATGCGCGCACCTGGGCCGCGGTCGAGCATGCCCGTGCGGAAAAAGAGCTGCGGGAGAGCGAGGCCCGGTTCAAGTCTGTGCTGGATAATTCGCGGGATTGTATCTATCGCATGAACGTGCATACCGGCCGCTATGAGTACATTAGCCCCTCCTGTAAAGATATCTTGGGCTATACGCCCGAGGAATTAATGGCTCTGGACGTCGAGACATCGCTGGCCATGGTTCATCCGGATGACCTTCCGGCGATGAGGGCGGCCGTTGTGCGCTGTATAGAGGTCGGAAGCGCAAAGGTGGAATACCGGCAGCGGACGAAAAGCGGCGAGCTTCGCTGGATATCCAATCATATGAACATTATCCGGGATAGTAGCGGGAGGCCGATATACCGGGACGGCAGCCAGCGTGATGTCACCGAGCGTAAGCTGAATGAGCTGAGGGTCCAGCAGCATAAATTGGTCCTTGAGGGCATCAATCAGATCTTCAGGGAGGCGATGTCTTCGGGCACGGAAGAAGCGCTGGGCGAAACCTGCCTCCGGGTAGCCGAGGATGTCACCCGGAGCCGGTTCGGGCTCATCTATGAAATAAATAAAGAGGGTCGCCTCGACTATGTTGCCCTATGCAATCCAGACCGGGATGCCGGCCGTGCAGTGAACCCCAGGGGCCACATCGTGATGAAGATGTGCTATCGGATGCGGGACCTGTCCCTACGGTTACTCAAAGACGGAAGGCCATTTTATATTAACGATCCCGCATCGCACCCGGACTTTACCGGTTTACCCGGGGACCATCCGCCATTAACGGCGTTCCTGGGCGTGCCTCTCCTGCAGTCCGGAGAGGTCACCGGCGTAATCGCCGTCGGTAACAGGGACGGCGGCTATAATAACGATGATGTGGCCGCGATGAGCGCCCTTGCGCCGGCGATCGTCGAGGCTTTTCATCGTAAGAGGATGGAGGCCGACATGAAGGAGGCTAGAGCCCAGGCCGAGCTATACCTGGACTTGATGGGCCACGACATCAATAACCTGCATCAGGTGGCTCTCGGTTACCTGGAGATCGCTCAGGATATGCACCCGGATGCCGGCCCGAATGAATTGCTCGATAAGCCTATTGAAGTTCTGCAGCGTAGCTCCCGCCTCATTAAGAATGTGCAGAAGCTGCAGAAGCACCGGCATGGTATCTATAAGACGGAGAAGATGGACCTGCTTTCTGTGTTGCAGAGTGTGCAGAAAGAGTTCGGGGGCGTGCCCGGTAAGAGTATTTTTCTTAACCTTAACGGTCATGAGCATTGCCACGTTCAGGCTAATGAGCTGCTGCACGATATTTTCGCTAATCTCGTGAGTAATGCCGTGCGTCATACGGGCGAGAAGGCGGAGATCATCATTGACGTTGACCGTGTTAATGCAGGCGGTGCGTATTATCGTGTCATTGTCGAGGATGATGGCCCCGGGGTACCCGATGGGTCTAAAGATAGGGTCTTTAACCGTATGCAAAATGGTTCGGCTAAAGGGATGGGGCTTGGGCTGTATCTTGTGAAGACGCTTGTAGATAGTTTTGGCGGGCGTGTGTGGGTGGAGGACCGGGTGCTGGGTGATTATGCTAAGGGTGCCCGTTTCGTGGTCCTGTTGCCCGCCGTTGAGACGATTTAA
- a CDS encoding PAS domain S-box protein, whose protein sequence is MGIESNSALRNKDIHGRELLNELKAISSANLRLKEILHRCEKISYPGSEAAGKSEKPGTGIEDTRSLFDELRKTQEDIEAHSERVKDSLSDFYVNDKEVLATREALEKNEELFRVLADTSLTPIFLVQNERFVYTNPAAQNTMGYSDKEFLAMDFWEPIHPDHREQVKECGLSIHRNEHVHGHLEVKYVKKTGEEGWAIFTAAPTLYKGEPACVVSGLDITKRKRAETALTESEEKFRVLTETSRAAIFFVQNSMFNYVNPAASRILGYSEEELLHMKYWEVVDPSLREQVKAYRRALISGEQVPRHFESQFLKKNGETGWCDLTVGHLKYKGNHATVIIAFDITMRKFAEIALRESEEKFRVLSETSPAAIFLYQENKLIYANPAAVKFTGFDPGELLKKNFWDMVHPKYRDMVKEIGLARQKGEQVPSRYEVQYITSKGEVRWAEFAAGLIDYKGKPAGIVIALDITDRKQAEASLMESKAQADLYVDLMGHDINNLNQVALGYLELATERLPLDESTREFIVKPMEALEKSSRLIEKVRKLQMMRSGHLESKTVDVGKIIEDVVKTYSTVPGRDITIHYTPARGLVSADELLTDVFSNLVVNAIKHSPCDRPLVIDIGMSELHEGGKDFYRITVDDNGPGIPDERKEAVFGRFSSGANRIKGSGLGLYLVKSLVESYGGRVWVENRVAGNYKAGSRFVVVLPSR, encoded by the coding sequence ATGGGAATAGAATCTAACTCAGCCTTAAGGAACAAGGATATTCATGGAAGGGAGCTTCTTAATGAGCTTAAAGCGATATCTTCTGCAAACTTAAGGTTAAAAGAGATCCTCCATAGATGTGAAAAAATATCGTATCCCGGCTCAGAAGCAGCCGGTAAAAGCGAGAAGCCTGGAACAGGGATAGAGGATACGAGGTCTCTGTTCGATGAGCTGAGAAAAACCCAGGAAGACATAGAGGCGCATAGTGAAAGAGTTAAGGATAGTTTATCGGATTTTTACGTTAACGATAAAGAGGTGTTAGCGACCAGGGAAGCCCTCGAAAAGAACGAAGAGCTTTTCAGGGTCCTGGCAGACACGTCATTGACCCCGATCTTTCTCGTCCAGAACGAGAGGTTCGTTTATACCAATCCCGCAGCCCAGAACACAATGGGATATTCCGATAAGGAATTTTTAGCCATGGACTTCTGGGAGCCTATACATCCAGATCATCGCGAGCAAGTCAAGGAATGCGGCCTCTCGATACACCGTAATGAGCATGTACATGGCCATCTCGAGGTCAAGTACGTTAAGAAGACGGGAGAGGAAGGCTGGGCGATCTTCACGGCAGCTCCTACCCTGTACAAAGGAGAGCCGGCCTGCGTCGTATCCGGCCTTGATATCACCAAGCGCAAGCGTGCAGAGACTGCCCTGACAGAAAGCGAGGAGAAGTTCAGGGTCCTGACGGAAACTTCCCGGGCAGCCATATTCTTCGTCCAAAATTCCATGTTCAATTACGTGAACCCGGCCGCAAGTCGCATTCTCGGGTATTCGGAAGAAGAGCTTTTACATATGAAGTACTGGGAAGTCGTCGACCCCAGCCTCAGGGAACAAGTAAAAGCGTATCGGCGGGCTCTCATCAGCGGCGAGCAAGTACCCAGGCATTTTGAATCTCAATTTTTAAAGAAAAACGGTGAGACTGGCTGGTGTGACCTGACCGTCGGCCATTTAAAGTATAAGGGAAATCATGCGACCGTCATCATTGCCTTTGATATTACTATGCGCAAGTTTGCCGAGATAGCGCTGCGGGAGAGCGAGGAGAAGTTCCGCGTGCTGTCGGAGACGTCGCCCGCGGCGATATTCCTGTACCAGGAGAACAAGCTGATCTATGCGAACCCTGCGGCTGTGAAATTCACTGGCTTTGATCCGGGGGAACTGTTAAAAAAGAACTTTTGGGACATGGTGCACCCGAAATACCGGGATATGGTAAAAGAAATAGGCCTGGCAAGGCAAAAGGGCGAACAGGTGCCATCCCGGTATGAAGTGCAGTATATCACGAGCAAAGGAGAAGTCAGATGGGCCGAATTCGCAGCCGGCCTGATCGATTATAAGGGAAAGCCCGCGGGCATCGTTATCGCCCTGGACATCACGGACCGGAAGCAGGCTGAAGCTTCGCTAATGGAGTCGAAAGCGCAGGCCGACCTGTATGTCGACCTGATGGGGCATGACATTAATAATTTAAACCAGGTGGCGCTGGGATACCTGGAGCTCGCGACCGAGAGGCTGCCGCTGGACGAATCAACCAGGGAGTTTATCGTTAAGCCGATGGAAGCGCTCGAGAAAAGCTCCCGGCTGATCGAGAAGGTGAGAAAACTGCAGATGATGAGGTCCGGGCACCTGGAATCGAAGACCGTTGACGTGGGAAAGATCATCGAGGACGTTGTTAAGACCTATTCTACCGTTCCCGGAAGGGACATCACTATTCATTATACGCCTGCCAGGGGGCTTGTTTCAGCAGATGAGCTGCTGACCGACGTGTTCTCGAACCTCGTCGTTAATGCGATTAAGCATTCGCCGTGCGATAGGCCACTGGTCATTGATATCGGCATGTCTGAACTGCACGAGGGCGGTAAGGACTTTTACCGGATAACCGTCGATGATAATGGCCCGGGCATACCGGATGAGAGGAAAGAGGCGGTTTTTGGGCGTTTCTCCAGTGGCGCGAACCGGATCAAGGGGAGCGGGCTCGGGCTGTATCTTGTGAAGTCGCTCGTGGAGAGCTATGGCGGTCGTGTGTGGGTGGAGAACCGAGTGGCCGGGAATTATAAAGCAGGTAGCAGGTTCGTTGTTGTGCTTCCTTCCAGGTAG
- a CDS encoding nucleotide pyrophosphohydrolase, with amino-acid sequence MNADPTTSIVDLKARIKSFCEARDWDQYHNAKDLAIGVSTEAGELLDLFRFKSLEEVEGMFRNAREREDIEDEMADVLFFVLRLGQKYDIDLATALARKMEKNELKYPVEKTRGSNLKYDKF; translated from the coding sequence ATGAATGCAGACCCTACGACCTCTATTGTTGATTTAAAAGCTCGTATTAAATCCTTTTGCGAAGCCCGCGACTGGGACCAGTACCATAACGCGAAAGACCTGGCCATCGGCGTGAGTACGGAGGCCGGGGAACTGCTGGACCTGTTCCGCTTTAAGTCCCTGGAGGAGGTCGAAGGGATGTTCCGTAATGCCCGGGAGCGCGAGGATATCGAGGACGAGATGGCGGACGTGCTGTTTTTCGTGTTGAGGCTGGGGCAGAAGTACGACATCGACCTTGCGACGGCGCTGGCGAGGAAGATGGAGAAGAACGAGCTTAAGTACCCCGTCGAAAAGACCCGGGGCTCGAACCTGAAGTATGATAAGTTTTGA